The genomic interval ATATCGTTATCTACATATTGGTCAATTAGCTTTATGCGAGAGGCTCCCAGTTCCAGTAAACCCTGACGAACTCCAGTGCCAGCAATATCTTGAACACTTTCCTCAAGTAACGTCGTTAACGTAGTTTCTTTGCTTCGAAGATCTTGAATTAAGGGGCTTTCTTCCGTAAAGCCTGCACTCATAGCCGCAATATCAAGACGGACTTTGTTGAGGTCAGTCAAAATATCCTGAATACGTTTTGACTGACTAAGACTATTTACTTTGATGGCATCTGTCACACTGAGCTGCAGCTCAGTACCCAGAGTCTCTGCAATCATTGCTCTTTCTTCTAAGGTAATTTCTAAATCTGATTGTTCTCTCCGAAGAGTATCTAGAAATGAAACTGCAGAGTCGGTTTCCTTAGCTAAGTCAACTACGTTGTAAGTTTCTCGAAAGATACGGAGTTCATATTCAGCAGCCCTTACTTTTTCAGCCGTAATCGGCAACTGCTGGTCCAAAAATGCCCCTGCACTGGCGGTATCCACCTGTGTGCTTTTGAGCTTTTCTGTTCTATACAGCTCCATCATGGTGTTCAGGATATCAGCCGCCTTAACAGGATTTTCGTCCAGGTATTGGAACGATAGAACATCTGTAGAGTAGATAACTTGAACATTCAAGTTTTCTAAGAAGTCTTCGATCTTCAGCTCTTTTCCGTCATCGTCCTTAAGTTGAAGCGTATCAATAATTCTTTTTACCAGGGGTTTAGAGGTAATAATCTCAATCTCAGAATTAAGGGGACTCTGAGCAAAGGACAAGGTACTTAGAGGACCTGCTTCACCATTTTCTAAACCAGTCAATGACGCTGCACGGTCTAATTTGAACAGAAGCTTTGACTCAGCTAAATAGGTCGGTTTTAACAGCTTAGCCACTACACCA from Verrucomicrobiota bacterium carries:
- a CDS encoding GumC family protein; translation: MNFIRNVIDLNLKYLFEATRRGMVPATTAFLLVVLGAGVVAKLLKPTYLAESKLLFKLDRAASLTGLENGEAGPLSTLSFAQSPLNSEIEIITSKPLVKRIIDTLQLKDDDGKELKIEDFLENLNVQVIYSTDVLSFQYLDENPVKAADILNTMMELYRTEKLKSTQVDTASAGAFLDQQLPITAEKVRAAEYELRIFRETYNVVDLAKETDSAVSFLDTLRREQSDLEITLEERAMIAETLGTELQLSVTDAIKVNSLSQSKRIQDILTDLNKVRLDIAAMSAGFTEESPLIQDLRSKETTLTTLLEESVQDIAGTGVRQGLLELGASRIKLIDQYVDNDIKIKSLTQRLSAVESNIARYQERINVFPELEQRQRDLERKLSAAQQTYQELLNKRQELQVKENQITNFIQVIEPAVPPEKPSSQVAIKIMAMGIIAGFVLAISIIVAIDFFIVDVKGTNKIYDPDTYNLPSEL